Proteins from a genomic interval of Candidatus Rokuibacteriota bacterium:
- a CDS encoding DEAD/DEAH box helicase → MSNDLLESFKARYPFVLDPFQLDAIRAIQDDKSVIVSAPTGSGKTLVAEFAIHATLAHQRRIAYTTPLKALSNQKYADFCRQFGPEHVGILTGDVKVNARASVVVMTTEILRNMFYTGGLDGLEFVVLDECHYMGDEGRGTVWEEIIVNAPRDVALVGLSATVKNIAEIADWISLVHRPIVPITHPHRSVPLQYLVADLSGEIHDYDAVRNGKVRLLGQEREGGHNDKGRWYTRRVVDPTVMLDELETRGWLPAIYFIFSRAGCERAMETVLAEGKPLLSRSQQQQVDDAIREAVSDTPTIAESPLNQSIFQALGMGVGLHHAGVLPSVKRLIELLFERGLCKLVFATETMSLGIHMPAKSVVLQSLTKRTDRGFRSLTHNELTQMAGRAGRRGIDPEGKCVMALDVRDGFEDMMRVVDGPPEPIMSQFKLGYGSVALLLATGQDMATIRRTVESSFGQYQNLKKIRGLEAEVASLETALSDGRSFEAPCGDFPRIGRYRAARAQVEQQRMARGKSGRGARGAADAEPGRLALVRRKSGASLGLICGLDRRRHRMLVTVLLPRGVTVQMKEGNIKKIFWQTPPFHLPRDWERRTKSLSEQLEGLSIPELVERERSRGPEGELAAIECHRCPWGSQSKCDQSWKGLEALDGRLGQKREMLDAFKNAYWQEFCRVVAVLERFGAVQDGKLLAKGQLIAGFRHDNELLVAEMVDRGILEDTTLAEAAALCSCLIEESRSGDSTVARLFLKKRPKLKRKLQDLESVAHTVLDVQRQHHLPMPVGVSTGFMPSVFRWASGEDDWSGIVEESFGGHEGDLIRALRRLIDLLRQLGEAPEVPQALGALLGRAARVVDRGIVLESALI, encoded by the coding sequence GTGAGTAACGACCTGCTGGAGTCATTCAAGGCCCGCTACCCGTTCGTGTTGGATCCCTTCCAGTTGGACGCCATCCGCGCCATCCAGGACGACAAGTCCGTGATCGTGTCGGCGCCGACTGGTTCCGGCAAGACGCTGGTCGCGGAGTTCGCCATTCACGCCACGCTCGCGCACCAGCGCCGCATCGCCTACACGACGCCGCTCAAAGCGCTGTCCAACCAGAAGTACGCCGACTTCTGCCGGCAGTTCGGCCCGGAGCACGTCGGCATCCTGACCGGCGACGTCAAGGTCAACGCGCGCGCGTCCGTCGTCGTCATGACTACCGAGATCCTGCGCAACATGTTCTACACGGGCGGCCTCGACGGCCTCGAGTTCGTGGTGCTGGACGAGTGCCACTACATGGGCGACGAGGGGCGGGGGACCGTCTGGGAGGAGATCATCGTCAACGCGCCTCGGGACGTCGCGCTGGTGGGCCTCTCCGCGACGGTCAAGAACATCGCCGAGATCGCCGACTGGATCAGCCTCGTTCACCGCCCGATCGTCCCCATCACTCACCCGCATCGCAGCGTGCCGCTCCAGTACCTCGTGGCCGATCTCTCGGGGGAGATCCACGACTACGACGCGGTCCGCAACGGCAAAGTGCGCCTCCTCGGCCAGGAGCGCGAGGGCGGCCACAACGACAAGGGCCGGTGGTACACGCGCCGCGTGGTGGACCCGACGGTGATGCTCGACGAGCTGGAAACGCGCGGCTGGCTGCCCGCCATCTACTTCATCTTCAGCCGCGCCGGCTGCGAGCGGGCGATGGAGACGGTGCTGGCAGAGGGCAAGCCGCTCCTTTCCCGGAGCCAGCAGCAGCAGGTGGACGACGCCATCCGCGAAGCGGTCTCCGACACCCCGACCATCGCCGAGTCCCCGCTCAACCAGTCGATCTTCCAGGCGCTCGGCATGGGCGTGGGGCTTCATCACGCGGGCGTGCTGCCCTCCGTGAAGCGCCTCATCGAGCTCCTCTTCGAGCGCGGGCTCTGCAAGCTGGTCTTTGCCACGGAGACCATGTCGCTCGGCATCCACATGCCTGCCAAGAGCGTGGTGCTGCAGTCCCTGACCAAGCGCACGGACCGCGGCTTCCGATCGCTCACTCACAACGAGCTGACCCAGATGGCCGGCCGCGCGGGCCGGCGCGGCATCGACCCCGAGGGCAAGTGCGTCATGGCACTCGACGTCCGCGACGGCTTCGAGGACATGATGCGCGTCGTGGACGGCCCGCCAGAGCCGATCATGAGCCAGTTCAAGCTGGGCTACGGCTCCGTCGCGCTCCTGCTGGCGACGGGGCAGGACATGGCGACCATCCGGCGCACAGTCGAGTCGTCGTTCGGCCAGTACCAGAACCTCAAGAAGATCCGCGGCCTCGAGGCGGAGGTGGCAAGTCTCGAGACGGCGCTGTCCGACGGCCGAAGCTTCGAGGCGCCGTGCGGCGACTTTCCGCGCATCGGCCGCTACCGCGCCGCGCGCGCCCAGGTCGAGCAGCAGCGCATGGCGCGTGGGAAGTCCGGGCGCGGTGCGCGTGGAGCCGCCGACGCCGAGCCGGGGCGCCTGGCGCTGGTGAGGCGGAAGAGCGGCGCCTCGCTCGGGCTCATCTGCGGCCTCGACCGTCGCCGCCACCGCATGCTCGTGACCGTGCTGCTGCCCCGCGGCGTCACCGTCCAGATGAAGGAAGGGAACATCAAGAAGATCTTCTGGCAGACGCCGCCGTTCCACCTGCCGCGCGACTGGGAGCGGCGGACAAAGAGCCTCTCCGAGCAGCTCGAAGGGCTCTCGATTCCCGAGCTCGTCGAGCGCGAGCGGAGCAGGGGGCCCGAGGGCGAGCTCGCGGCTATCGAATGCCACCGGTGCCCTTGGGGCAGCCAGAGCAAGTGCGACCAGTCCTGGAAGGGGCTCGAGGCGCTCGACGGCCGGCTCGGGCAGAAGCGCGAGATGCTCGACGCTTTCAAGAACGCCTACTGGCAGGAGTTCTGCCGCGTAGTGGCCGTCCTCGAGCGCTTCGGGGCCGTCCAGGACGGCAAGCTCCTGGCCAAGGGGCAGCTCATCGCCGGCTTCCGCCACGACAACGAGCTCCTGGTCGCCGAGATGGTGGACCGCGGCATCCTCGAGGACACCACGCTCGCCGAGGCTGCGGCCCTCTGCTCGTGTCTCATCGAGGAGTCGCGCTCGGGGGATTCGACCGTGGCGCGCCTCTTCCTCAAGAAGCGCCCCAAGCTCAAGCGCAAGCTCCAGGACCTGGAGTCGGTGGCCCACACGGTGCTCGACGTCCAGCGCCAGCACCACCTGCCGATGCCCGTCGGGGTCTCGACCGGATTCATGCCCTCGGTCTTCCGCTGGGCTTCCGGGGAAGACGACTGGTCTGGTATCGTAGAGGAGTCGTTCGGTGGCCACGAGGGCGACCTGATCCGTGCCCTCCGGCGCCTCATCGACCTGCTGCGCCAGCTCGGGGAAGCGCCCGAGGTGCCGCAGGCGCTGGGGGCTCTGCTCGGGCGGGCGGCCCGGGTGGTGGACCGCGGGATCGTGCTCGAGTCCGCCCTAATTTAG